In one Streptomyces sp. T12 genomic region, the following are encoded:
- the galE gene encoding UDP-glucose 4-epimerase GalE, giving the protein MASRAAEGSEAPWAPSTVLVTGGAGFIGSHACVELLDHGYEVIVVDDYSNSTSQVFARMERIAGRFVGAVYELDIRDRHALSAVFDRHSVDAVVHFAAHKAAGRSTRMPIESYDINVGGTTALLGAMHEHGVHRLVYPSSYAVYGDAGRGPLDETTPARPTNPYAASKWICEQILADVCRRHPEYTVLCLRCPTTAGAHPSGLLGESPPAMPDHLMPHLAQVADGRRERLEVFGDDYPTRDGTAIRDYLHVMDAVEAHRVALDHFTDGPGMRVYNLGVGEGRSVLDVVAAFSRECGSPIPYDVGPRRPGDVAELVVDSTAVTRAWGWRPTRDLTDVCRDAWRFQRLNPHGYADSTWRPDLKE; this is encoded by the coding sequence ATGGCTAGCAGAGCTGCCGAGGGAAGTGAAGCTCCGTGGGCGCCGTCGACCGTTCTGGTCACCGGCGGGGCCGGCTTCATCGGCAGTCACGCCTGCGTGGAGCTCCTCGACCATGGCTACGAAGTGATCGTGGTCGACGACTACTCCAACAGCACTTCGCAGGTCTTCGCCCGCATGGAACGGATCGCCGGCCGCTTCGTCGGTGCCGTCTACGAGCTGGACATCCGTGATCGACATGCCCTGTCGGCCGTCTTCGACCGGCACTCCGTGGACGCCGTTGTGCACTTTGCCGCGCACAAGGCCGCGGGCAGGTCGACACGGATGCCCATCGAGTCCTACGACATCAACGTCGGCGGCACGACCGCCCTGCTGGGAGCCATGCACGAGCACGGGGTGCACCGGCTCGTGTACCCGTCGTCCTATGCGGTCTACGGCGACGCCGGGCGCGGGCCGCTCGACGAAACGACCCCGGCCCGGCCCACCAACCCGTACGCGGCCTCCAAGTGGATCTGCGAGCAGATCCTCGCGGATGTCTGCCGCCGCCACCCCGAGTACACCGTGCTGTGCCTGCGGTGCCCCACCACCGCCGGTGCCCACCCCAGCGGACTGCTCGGCGAGAGTCCCCCCGCCATGCCCGACCACCTGATGCCCCATCTCGCCCAGGTGGCCGACGGCCGGCGCGAGCGGCTGGAGGTCTTCGGGGACGACTACCCGACCCGCGACGGAACCGCGATCCGCGACTATCTCCATGTCATGGACGCGGTCGAGGCGCACCGCGTCGCGCTCGACCATTTCACCGACGGGCCGGGCATGCGCGTGTACAACCTGGGGGTCGGAGAGGGCAGGTCCGTCCTCGACGTCGTCGCCGCGTTCTCCAGGGAGTGCGGCAGTCCCATCCCCTACGACGTCGGGCCCCGCCGCCCCGGAGACGTCGCCGAACTCGTCGTCGACTCGACCGCGGTGACGCGGGCCTGGGGCTGGCGCCCCACCCGGGATCTCACCGACGTCTGCCGGGACGCCTGGCGCTTCCAGCGGCTCAACCCGCACGGCTACGCCGACTCCACCTGGCGACCGGACCTGAAGGAGTAG
- a CDS encoding aldo/keto reductase yields MKYRTIGTDPTNRREVSVLALGAMLFGSQTDEETSFAVLDRYVEAGGTFIDTSDNYAFWTDGGQGGQSEELLGRWRRSRGIGDEIVIATKLGARPLAPGTSYVDNAEGLSAKVIRESAERSRDRLGVAKLDLLYAHIEDQRVPLQETVEGFAELVSEGTVGLLGVSNHAIWRVERARALAAAAGLPGYEVLQYAHSHLRPRTDVPDGLFPDGSLGHAGPDLLSYLRAEPGLTLVAYSPLLKGAYTRPDRLPADFDHPGTPARLKVLREVAQEAGATVNQVVLAWQMGAELPIIPLVGASSVAQLEENLAAVDLELTTDQRARLDAAH; encoded by the coding sequence ATGAAGTACCGCACCATCGGCACCGACCCGACGAACCGCCGCGAGGTCAGCGTCCTCGCGCTCGGCGCGATGCTCTTCGGCTCGCAGACCGACGAGGAGACCTCCTTCGCCGTGCTCGACCGCTATGTCGAGGCCGGCGGGACCTTCATCGACACGTCCGACAACTACGCCTTCTGGACCGACGGCGGCCAGGGCGGACAGAGCGAGGAACTGCTCGGCCGGTGGCGGCGCAGCCGTGGCATCGGCGACGAGATCGTCATCGCCACCAAGCTCGGCGCCCGCCCGCTGGCCCCCGGCACCAGCTACGTCGACAACGCGGAGGGCCTGTCGGCGAAGGTGATCCGCGAGTCCGCCGAGCGCAGCCGCGACCGGCTCGGCGTGGCGAAGCTGGACCTGCTCTACGCCCACATCGAGGACCAGCGGGTCCCCCTCCAGGAGACCGTCGAGGGGTTCGCCGAGCTGGTGAGCGAGGGCACGGTCGGCCTCCTCGGCGTCAGCAACCACGCGATCTGGCGGGTCGAGCGGGCCCGCGCCCTCGCCGCCGCGGCCGGACTGCCCGGCTACGAGGTGCTCCAGTACGCCCACAGCCACCTGCGGCCCCGCACCGACGTCCCCGACGGCCTGTTCCCCGACGGCAGCCTCGGCCACGCCGGCCCCGACCTGCTCAGCTACCTGCGGGCCGAGCCGGGCCTGACCCTGGTCGCCTACTCGCCGCTGCTGAAGGGCGCCTACACCCGCCCGGACCGGCTGCCGGCGGACTTCGACCACCCGGGCACCCCGGCCCGCCTGAAGGTCCTGCGCGAGGTGGCCCAGGAGGCCGGGGCCACGGTCAACCAGGTCGTCCTGGCCTGGCAGATGGGTGCCGAGCTGCCGATCATCCCGTTGGTCGGAGCGTCGTCCGTGGCCCAGCTGGAGGAGAACCTGGCCGCCGTGGACCTGGAGCTGACCACCGACCAGCGGGCCCGGCTCGACGCGGCCCACTGA
- a CDS encoding DUF427 domain-containing protein, producing MPLFPSERNVRTTPEGLLWEPSERWVRGRKGDVTVVDSRHPVLVWEPDLPVPCYTFPRDDVRTDLLRPAKNPPTGKHTGSQIFYDLEADGELVENAAWTFPAADLAGHISFEWFRHWGTGLDHWYEEEEEIFVHPRDPHKRVDAMPSSRHVQVEIGGTVVADSHRPVLLFETGLPTRYYLPREDVRLDLFEPTDHRTGCPYKGRAQYWNWRGEGEVPRNILWSYAEPLPAVSPIKGLVAFYNEAVDITLDGEGLPRPVTPFTASLTP from the coding sequence ATGCCTCTGTTCCCCAGCGAGCGGAACGTCCGCACGACCCCCGAAGGCCTCCTGTGGGAGCCCAGCGAGCGCTGGGTGCGCGGCCGCAAGGGTGACGTCACCGTCGTCGACAGCCGGCATCCCGTCCTGGTCTGGGAACCCGATCTGCCCGTGCCGTGCTACACGTTCCCGCGCGACGACGTCCGCACGGACCTCCTCCGCCCGGCCAAGAACCCGCCGACGGGCAAACACACCGGGTCGCAGATCTTCTACGACCTCGAAGCCGACGGAGAGCTGGTGGAGAACGCGGCGTGGACCTTCCCCGCCGCCGACCTCGCCGGACACATCTCCTTCGAGTGGTTCCGGCACTGGGGGACCGGCCTCGACCACTGGTACGAGGAGGAGGAAGAGATCTTCGTCCACCCGCGCGACCCGCACAAACGGGTGGACGCCATGCCCAGCAGCCGCCATGTCCAGGTCGAGATCGGCGGCACCGTCGTCGCGGACAGCCACCGCCCGGTGCTGCTGTTCGAGACCGGGCTGCCGACGCGGTACTACCTGCCCCGCGAGGACGTCCGACTCGACCTGTTCGAGCCCACCGACCACCGCACCGGGTGCCCGTACAAAGGCAGGGCGCAGTACTGGAACTGGCGCGGTGAGGGCGAGGTCCCGCGGAACATCCTGTGGAGTTACGCCGAGCCACTGCCGGCGGTGAGCCCGATCAAGGGGCTCGTGGCCTTCTACAACGAGGCCGTCGACATCACCCTGGACGGCGAAGGCCTGCCGCGGCCGGTCACGCCGTTCACCGCGAGCCTCACACCCTGA
- a CDS encoding GntR family transcriptional regulator has protein sequence MAKTRGSARAVSASALDSLDFALDRGSPVPLYYQLAQQLEAAIEHGALAPGNLLGNEVDLSVRLGLSRPTVRQAIQSLVDKGLLVRRRGVGTQVVHSQVKRPLELSSLYDDLEAAGQGPTTEVVRNEHVPATADVAAALGIAEGSEVTLLERLRCTHGQPVAILCNYLPASLLDLDTARLESTGLYRMMRAAGITLHSARQTVGARCATAEEAERLDEKEGAALLTMQRTAYDDTGRPVEYGTHIYRASRYAFDFQLLVRV, from the coding sequence ATGGCGAAGACCCGCGGCTCCGCACGTGCCGTGTCCGCCTCCGCGCTCGACTCGCTGGACTTCGCCCTGGACCGGGGCAGTCCGGTGCCGCTGTACTACCAGCTCGCCCAGCAGCTGGAGGCGGCGATCGAGCACGGGGCGCTCGCCCCGGGCAACCTCCTGGGCAACGAGGTCGACCTGTCGGTGCGGCTGGGCCTGTCCCGGCCCACCGTCCGGCAGGCCATCCAGTCGCTCGTCGACAAGGGGCTGCTGGTCCGGCGGCGCGGGGTGGGCACCCAGGTGGTGCACAGCCAGGTCAAGCGCCCGCTGGAGCTCAGCAGCCTCTACGACGACCTGGAGGCGGCCGGACAGGGCCCGACCACTGAGGTCGTCCGCAACGAGCACGTCCCGGCGACCGCCGACGTCGCGGCCGCGCTCGGCATCGCGGAGGGCAGCGAGGTCACGCTCCTGGAGCGGCTGCGCTGCACCCACGGCCAGCCCGTGGCCATCCTCTGCAACTACCTGCCCGCGAGCCTGCTCGACCTCGACACCGCACGGCTGGAGTCGACCGGCCTGTACCGGATGATGCGGGCCGCCGGCATCACCCTGCACAGCGCCCGCCAGACCGTCGGCGCCCGCTGCGCGACCGCCGAGGAGGCCGAACGCCTGGACGAGAAGGAGGGCGCCGCGCTGCTGACCATGCAGCGCACGGCCTACGACGACACGGGTCGGCCGGTCGAGTACGGGACGCACATCTACCGCGCGTCCCGGTACGCGTTCGACTTCCAGCTGCTGGTCAGGGTGTGA
- a CDS encoding CoA-acylating methylmalonate-semialdehyde dehydrogenase, giving the protein MKTITHWIDGKPVEGGSGRFAPVYNPATGAQEKQVAFATVDEVDAAVASAKAAFESWGQSSLAKRTAILFKYRELLDAHRDEIAELITAEHGKVHSDALGEVARGMEIVELACGISVQLKGELSTQVSTRVDVASIRQPLGVVAGITPFNFPAMVPMWMFPLAIACGNTFVLKPSEKDPSASFRLAELASEAGLPDGVLNVVQGDKVAVDRLLEHPDIEAVSFVGSTPIAKYIQLKAVEHGKRVQALGGAKNHMLVLPDADLDFAADQAINAAYGSAGERCMAVSVVVAVGDTGDELVGKIAERAKNLKIGPGNDPSSEMGPLITREHRDKVASYVSSATEQGAEVVVDGTGYSVEGHEDGFFLGVSLLDRVPLTADAYRDEIFGPVLAVVRAETYEEAINLINASRWGNGTAIFTRDGGAARRFQLEVKAGMVGVNVPIPVPVGYHSFGGWKDSLFGDLHIYGNDGIAFYTQGKVITTRWPDPSDGGINLGFPSNS; this is encoded by the coding sequence ATGAAGACCATCACGCACTGGATCGACGGCAAGCCCGTGGAGGGCGGCTCCGGCCGTTTCGCCCCCGTCTACAACCCGGCCACCGGCGCCCAGGAGAAGCAGGTCGCCTTCGCGACCGTCGACGAGGTGGACGCCGCCGTCGCCTCCGCCAAGGCCGCGTTCGAGAGCTGGGGCCAGTCCTCCCTGGCCAAGCGCACGGCGATCCTGTTCAAGTACCGCGAGCTGCTCGACGCGCACCGTGACGAGATCGCCGAGCTGATCACCGCCGAGCACGGCAAGGTGCACTCCGACGCGCTCGGCGAGGTGGCGCGCGGCATGGAGATCGTGGAGCTGGCCTGTGGGATCTCCGTGCAGCTGAAGGGCGAGCTGTCGACGCAGGTGTCGACCCGGGTGGACGTGGCCTCGATCCGGCAGCCGCTGGGCGTGGTCGCCGGCATCACGCCGTTCAACTTCCCGGCCATGGTGCCGATGTGGATGTTCCCGCTGGCCATCGCGTGCGGCAACACCTTCGTGCTGAAGCCGAGCGAGAAGGACCCGTCGGCGTCCTTCCGGCTCGCCGAGCTGGCCTCCGAGGCCGGACTGCCGGACGGTGTGCTGAACGTCGTGCAGGGCGACAAGGTGGCCGTGGACCGGCTCCTGGAGCACCCGGACATCGAGGCGGTCTCCTTCGTCGGCTCGACCCCGATCGCGAAGTACATCCAGCTCAAGGCGGTGGAGCACGGCAAGCGCGTGCAGGCCCTGGGCGGCGCCAAGAACCACATGCTGGTCCTGCCCGACGCCGACCTGGACTTCGCCGCCGACCAGGCGATCAACGCCGCCTACGGCTCGGCGGGCGAGCGCTGCATGGCCGTGTCGGTCGTGGTCGCCGTCGGTGACACCGGCGACGAGCTGGTCGGCAAGATCGCCGAGCGCGCGAAGAACCTGAAGATCGGCCCCGGCAACGACCCGTCGTCCGAGATGGGCCCGCTGATCACGCGCGAGCACCGCGACAAGGTGGCGTCGTACGTGTCGTCCGCCACCGAGCAGGGCGCCGAGGTCGTCGTCGACGGCACCGGCTACTCGGTGGAGGGCCACGAGGACGGCTTCTTCCTCGGCGTCTCGCTGCTGGACCGGGTGCCGCTGACGGCGGACGCATACCGGGACGAGATCTTCGGCCCCGTGCTGGCGGTGGTGCGCGCGGAGACGTACGAGGAGGCCATCAACCTGATCAACGCCTCCCGTTGGGGCAACGGCACCGCGATCTTCACCCGGGACGGCGGCGCCGCCCGCCGCTTCCAGCTGGAGGTCAAGGCGGGCATGGTCGGCGTGAACGTGCCGATCCCGGTGCCGGTCGGCTACCACTCCTTCGGTGGCTGGAAGGACTCGCTCTTCGGTGACCTGCACATCTACGGCAACGACGGCATCGCCTTCTACACCCAGGGCAAGGTGATCACCACGCGCTGGCCGGACCCGTCCGACGGTGGCATCAACCTCGGTTTCCCCAGCAACTCCTGA
- the iolD gene encoding 3D-(3,5/4)-trihydroxycyclohexane-1,2-dione acylhydrolase (decyclizing) — MSPSTVRLTVAQALVRFLSAQYTERDGVRHRLIAGTWGIFGHGNVAGIGQALLQAGEDVMPYHQGRNEQSMVHAAVGYARQLNRLSAQAVTTSIGPGATNLVTGAALATINRLPVLLLPGDYFASHAPDPLLQQLEHPTEADVSVNDTLRPVSKYFDRVTRPEALIPSALNAMRVLADPAETGAVTLALPQDVQAEAYDWPQEFFAERVWYVRRPAPDPVELTAAVEAIRAAERPLIVAGGGVHHSEAEAALKAFVEATGIPVSSTQAGKGSLRHDHPADLGGIGHTGTSVSDDIARAADLVIGVGTRYTDFTTASGTLFQNPDVRFLNLNITGFDAHKLAARTLVCDARAGLTALTEALSGHRVDAAYEAEYGAGKERWDAVVEAAYRADDESAVPTQTQVLGALDAVVGDDDVVINAAGSLPGDLHKLWRSRSPRQYHLEYGYSCMGYEIPAGIGIQQAAPDVAVWSLVGDGTYLMMPTEIVTAVQEGLPVNIVLIQNHGYASIGGLSAETGGERFGTDYRYRAADGTFTGAPLPVDLAANAASLGMDVLRAKTVRELREALAAARASERPTCVYVETDLTNPTSPGAEAWWDVPVAEVASREAAIEARERYDQHVADRRHHL; from the coding sequence ATGAGCCCATCCACCGTCCGCCTGACCGTCGCCCAGGCGCTGGTGCGGTTCCTGTCCGCCCAGTACACCGAGCGCGACGGTGTACGGCACCGGCTGATCGCCGGCACCTGGGGCATCTTCGGCCACGGCAATGTGGCCGGCATCGGTCAGGCCCTCCTCCAGGCGGGCGAGGACGTCATGCCGTACCACCAGGGCCGCAACGAGCAGTCCATGGTGCACGCGGCCGTCGGCTACGCCCGTCAGCTCAACCGCCTCTCCGCGCAGGCGGTGACGACGTCGATCGGTCCCGGCGCGACGAACCTCGTCACCGGTGCCGCCCTGGCCACCATCAACCGTCTGCCCGTCCTCCTCCTCCCCGGCGACTACTTCGCCTCGCACGCCCCCGACCCGCTGCTCCAGCAGCTGGAGCACCCGACCGAGGCGGACGTGTCGGTCAACGACACCCTGCGCCCGGTGTCGAAGTACTTCGACCGGGTCACCCGCCCCGAGGCCCTGATCCCGTCCGCGCTGAACGCCATGCGCGTGCTCGCCGACCCGGCCGAGACGGGCGCGGTGACGCTGGCCCTCCCCCAGGACGTCCAGGCGGAGGCGTACGACTGGCCTCAGGAGTTCTTCGCCGAGCGCGTCTGGTACGTACGGCGTCCCGCGCCCGACCCGGTCGAGCTGACGGCCGCCGTCGAGGCGATCCGGGCCGCCGAGCGCCCCCTGATCGTCGCGGGCGGCGGCGTCCACCACAGCGAGGCCGAGGCGGCGCTGAAGGCCTTCGTCGAGGCCACCGGCATCCCGGTCTCCTCCACCCAGGCCGGCAAGGGCTCGCTGCGCCACGACCACCCCGCCGACCTCGGCGGCATCGGCCACACCGGCACCTCGGTCAGCGACGACATCGCCCGCGCGGCCGACCTGGTGATCGGCGTGGGCACGAGATACACCGACTTCACCACCGCCTCCGGCACGCTCTTCCAGAACCCGGACGTGCGCTTCCTGAACCTCAACATCACCGGCTTCGACGCGCACAAGCTGGCCGCGCGGACGCTGGTGTGCGACGCGCGGGCAGGGCTGACGGCCCTGACGGAGGCGCTTTCCGGCCACCGCGTGGACGCGGCGTACGAGGCCGAGTACGGCGCCGGCAAGGAGCGTTGGGACGCGGTCGTGGAGGCCGCCTACCGTGCCGACGACGAGAGCGCCGTACCGACGCAGACCCAGGTGCTGGGCGCGCTGGACGCGGTCGTCGGCGACGACGACGTGGTGATCAACGCGGCGGGTTCGCTCCCGGGCGACCTGCACAAGCTGTGGCGGTCCCGCTCGCCGCGCCAGTACCACCTGGAGTACGGCTACTCCTGCATGGGCTACGAGATCCCGGCCGGGATCGGCATCCAGCAGGCGGCCCCGGACGTCGCCGTGTGGTCGCTGGTCGGCGACGGCACCTACCTGATGATGCCGACGGAGATCGTCACCGCGGTCCAGGAGGGCCTGCCGGTCAACATCGTCCTGATCCAGAACCACGGCTACGCCTCCATCGGCGGCCTGTCGGCCGAGACCGGCGGCGAGCGCTTCGGCACCGACTACCGCTACCGGGCCGCCGACGGCACCTTCACCGGCGCCCCGCTCCCGGTCGACCTCGCCGCCAACGCGGCCAGCCTCGGCATGGACGTACTGCGCGCCAAGACGGTGCGCGAGCTGCGCGAGGCGCTGGCCGCGGCTCGTGCCTCCGAGCGGCCGACCTGCGTGTACGTCGAGACGGACCTCACGAACCCGACTTCGCCGGGCGCCGAGGCCTGGTGGGACGTGCCCGTGGCCGAGGTCGCCTCCCGCGAGGCCGCCATCGAGGCCCGCGAACGCTACGACCAGCACGTCGCCGACCGTCGCCACCACCTCTGA
- the iolB gene encoding 5-deoxy-glucuronate isomerase has translation MTYHLPAGKALGGPYVVDVTPEKAGWGYSSLRILELPPGGAHSFDTGDSEWIVLSLSGGCTVESADDFGHDTFRLTGRESVFSGVSDFAYVPRDARTTVSSTGGGRFALTGARCDRRLPARYGPASSVPVELRGTGNSSRQVNNFGAAGVFACDKLIAVEVITPGGNWSSFPPHKHDEHRPGEESVLEEIYYFEFADHEGTPGLGYQRVSPSGHGRNTDVLAEVRGGDVVLIPDGWHGPSMAVPGHHMYYLNVMAGPEAERAWLICDHPDHAWIRGTWPDQPVDPRLPLYAAPSQ, from the coding sequence ATGACCTATCACCTTCCCGCGGGAAAGGCGCTCGGCGGCCCGTACGTCGTGGACGTCACGCCCGAGAAGGCCGGCTGGGGCTACTCCAGCCTGCGGATCCTGGAGCTGCCGCCCGGCGGCGCGCACAGCTTCGACACCGGCGACAGCGAGTGGATCGTCCTGTCCCTGAGCGGCGGCTGCACGGTCGAGAGTGCCGACGACTTCGGCCACGACACCTTCCGACTCACCGGCCGTGAGAGCGTGTTCAGCGGCGTGAGCGACTTCGCCTACGTGCCGCGCGATGCCCGTACGACCGTCTCGTCCACCGGCGGCGGACGGTTCGCGCTGACCGGCGCGCGGTGCGACCGGCGGCTGCCCGCCCGGTACGGACCGGCGTCGTCGGTGCCGGTGGAGCTGCGCGGCACGGGCAACTCCTCCCGCCAGGTGAACAACTTCGGCGCGGCGGGCGTGTTCGCGTGCGACAAGCTCATCGCCGTCGAGGTCATCACCCCGGGCGGCAACTGGTCGTCCTTCCCGCCGCACAAGCACGACGAGCACCGCCCCGGCGAGGAGTCGGTGCTGGAGGAGATCTACTACTTCGAGTTCGCCGACCACGAGGGCACGCCCGGCCTCGGCTACCAGCGCGTCTCCCCCTCCGGACACGGCCGTAACACCGACGTCCTGGCGGAGGTGCGCGGCGGCGACGTCGTGCTGATCCCCGACGGCTGGCACGGGCCCTCCATGGCGGTGCCCGGCCACCACATGTACTACCTCAACGTCATGGCCGGCCCCGAGGCCGAGCGCGCCTGGCTGATCTGCGACCACCCCGACCACGCCTGGATCCGCGGCACCTGGCCGGACCAGCCCGTCGACCCCCGTCTTCCCCTCTACGCCGCTCCATCCCAGTGA
- a CDS encoding deoxyribose-phosphate aldolase — protein MSMTIPDLTAVRARHPEAIAEAAARRVRRPLIGDSGRMMIVAADHPARGALGVGGRRLAMANRADLLERLCIALSRPGVDGVLATADILEDLLLLGVLDDKVVMGSMNRGGLAGASFELDDRFTGHRAEDIARLRFDAGKLLVRIDYEDAGSLTTLETTARAIDDMAARQLPLFVEPFISRRIDGQVRNDLSAEAVTKSIAIASGLGGTSAYTWLKLPVTHDPDDMAEVLETSTLPVVLLGGEVGDDQEGAYERWRKALRLPTVQGMVVGRSLLYPAEGSVETAVDTAVGLL, from the coding sequence TTGAGCATGACCATCCCCGACCTCACCGCGGTCAGAGCCCGGCACCCCGAGGCGATCGCCGAGGCCGCCGCCCGCCGGGTACGCCGCCCGCTGATCGGCGACAGCGGCCGGATGATGATCGTGGCCGCCGACCATCCGGCGCGCGGCGCCCTGGGCGTCGGCGGCCGGCGCCTGGCCATGGCCAACCGGGCCGACCTGCTGGAACGTCTCTGCATCGCGCTGTCGCGGCCCGGCGTCGACGGGGTGCTGGCCACCGCCGACATCCTCGAGGACCTGCTGCTCCTCGGCGTCCTCGACGACAAGGTTGTCATGGGCTCCATGAACCGCGGCGGCCTGGCCGGGGCGTCCTTCGAGTTGGACGACCGCTTCACCGGCCACCGCGCCGAGGACATCGCCCGGCTGCGCTTCGACGCGGGCAAGCTGCTGGTGCGCATCGACTACGAGGACGCCGGCTCACTGACCACCCTGGAGACCACGGCCCGCGCCATCGACGACATGGCCGCGCGGCAACTCCCGCTGTTCGTCGAGCCGTTCATCTCCCGGCGGATCGACGGCCAGGTGCGCAACGACCTGTCCGCCGAGGCCGTCACCAAGTCGATCGCCATCGCGTCGGGCCTCGGCGGCACTTCGGCGTACACCTGGCTGAAACTGCCCGTCACCCATGACCCCGACGACATGGCCGAAGTTCTTGAGACGTCCACGCTGCCCGTCGTCCTGCTCGGCGGTGAGGTCGGGGACGACCAAGAGGGTGCGTACGAGCGCTGGCGCAAGGCGCTCAGGCTCCCCACCGTGCAGGGCATGGTCGTCGGCCGCTCGCTGCTCTACCCGGCCGAGGGCAGCGTGGAGACGGCGGTGGACACGGCCGTCGGCCTGTTGTGA
- the iolC gene encoding 5-dehydro-2-deoxygluconokinase — MAESAKSFDLITMGRIGVDLYPLQSGLPLTQVETFGKFLGGSAANVAVAAARLGRTTAVITRTGDDPFGAYLHEALKDFGVDDRWVTPVAAYPTPVTFCEIFPPDDFPLYFYRQPKAPDLEIHSDELDYWAIRSARVFWITGTGLSEEPSRSATLAALKARDKAGTTVFDLDWRPMFWKDPEQARPYYTEALRHVTVAVGNLDECEVATGVREPRACAEALLEAGVELAVVKQGPKGVLAVHRDGTEAEVPPVPVEVVNGLGAGDAFGGSLVHGLLSGWELDETMRYANAAGALVASRLACSSAMPTESEVEDLLTQAS, encoded by the coding sequence ATGGCCGAGTCAGCCAAGTCCTTCGACTTGATCACGATGGGAAGGATAGGAGTTGATCTCTACCCCCTGCAGTCTGGCCTACCTCTGACGCAGGTGGAGACGTTCGGCAAATTCCTCGGAGGCTCGGCCGCGAACGTCGCCGTCGCCGCCGCCCGGCTGGGCCGTACCACCGCGGTGATCACCCGCACCGGCGACGACCCGTTCGGCGCCTACCTGCACGAGGCCCTGAAGGACTTCGGCGTCGACGACCGCTGGGTGACGCCCGTCGCGGCGTACCCGACGCCGGTGACGTTCTGCGAGATCTTCCCGCCGGACGACTTCCCGCTGTACTTCTACCGGCAGCCTAAGGCCCCTGACCTGGAGATACATTCCGACGAGCTGGACTACTGGGCCATCCGATCGGCCCGTGTCTTCTGGATCACCGGCACCGGTCTGAGCGAGGAGCCGAGCCGCTCGGCCACTCTCGCCGCCCTCAAGGCGCGCGACAAGGCGGGCACGACGGTCTTCGACCTCGACTGGCGCCCCATGTTCTGGAAGGACCCCGAGCAGGCCCGCCCGTACTACACGGAGGCGCTGCGGCACGTCACCGTCGCGGTCGGCAACCTCGACGAGTGCGAGGTCGCCACCGGGGTCCGCGAGCCGCGCGCCTGCGCCGAGGCACTGTTGGAGGCCGGTGTCGAGCTGGCGGTGGTCAAGCAGGGCCCCAAGGGCGTGCTGGCGGTGCACCGCGACGGTACGGAGGCCGAGGTGCCGCCGGTGCCGGTCGAGGTGGTCAACGGCCTCGGCGCGGGCGACGCCTTCGGCGGCTCGCTGGTCCACGGGCTGCTGTCCGGCTGGGAACTGGACGAAACCATGCGCTACGCCAACGCCGCCGGCGCCCTCGTCGCCTCCCGCCTCGCCTGCTCCTCCGCGATGCCCACCGAGTCCGAGGTCGAGGACCTCCTCACGCAGGCGTCGTGA